One Thermus sp. CCB_US3_UF1 DNA window includes the following coding sequences:
- a CDS encoding ABC transporter substrate-binding protein, translating into MKKLLALALLLLPVLAQTEVSFWHSMDGPAGRLLSAFAQEFNARQGLYRVLPQYVGDYRDAETKLVAALRTGAQPVLFQAEISFFPRLVGEGRALALDPYLNLDRAFLEDLFEPAWNYGLMEGRRYGLPLNTSTPVLFYNLDALRAKGLKAPRNWKEFEEVAKALTSRQAKGFIFVTDPQAWLFEAMATSRGGSLVREGRPNFLSKEVVEALEMLWRMNRAGLLSVRSMAESTFAQLDFVRTKGMMVMASIANWPAAENFSFAFTLGVAPVPRETGGKVPLGGAQLVVLRGASEAQVRGALDFWRYLMEPSNVARWVEASYYVPVRKSAAPLLEGFYRENPFRKVAFEQIAVAQERPRLPQFSAWASLLAEALEKSLKGGMAPQRALEEAQRKAEAIR; encoded by the coding sequence ATGAAAAAGCTCCTCGCCCTAGCCCTTCTCCTTCTCCCCGTCTTGGCCCAGACGGAGGTGTCCTTCTGGCACTCCATGGACGGGCCGGCGGGCAGGCTCCTTTCCGCCTTCGCCCAGGAGTTCAACGCCCGCCAGGGGCTCTACCGCGTCCTGCCCCAGTACGTGGGGGACTACCGGGACGCGGAGACCAAGCTGGTGGCCGCCCTGCGCACCGGGGCCCAGCCCGTCCTCTTCCAGGCCGAGATCTCCTTCTTCCCCCGGTTGGTGGGGGAGGGCCGGGCCCTGGCCCTGGACCCCTACCTCAACCTGGACCGGGCCTTCCTGGAGGACCTCTTTGAACCCGCCTGGAACTACGGCCTAATGGAGGGAAGGCGCTACGGCCTTCCCCTCAACACCTCCACCCCGGTCCTCTTCTACAACCTGGATGCCCTCAGGGCCAAGGGGCTCAAGGCCCCCAGGAACTGGAAAGAGTTTGAGGAGGTAGCCAAGGCCCTTACCTCCCGTCAGGCCAAGGGCTTCATCTTCGTCACCGATCCCCAGGCCTGGCTCTTTGAAGCCATGGCGACCAGCCGGGGAGGCAGCCTGGTGCGGGAAGGCCGGCCCAACTTCCTCTCCAAGGAGGTGGTGGAGGCCCTGGAGATGCTCTGGCGCATGAACCGGGCCGGGCTCCTTTCCGTGCGCAGCATGGCCGAGTCCACCTTTGCCCAGCTGGACTTCGTGCGCACCAAGGGGATGATGGTCATGGCCTCCATCGCCAACTGGCCGGCGGCGGAGAACTTCTCCTTCGCCTTCACCCTGGGGGTGGCCCCCGTCCCCCGGGAAACCGGGGGCAAGGTGCCCCTGGGCGGGGCCCAGTTGGTGGTCCTACGGGGGGCCTCGGAGGCCCAGGTGCGGGGGGCCTTGGACTTCTGGAGGTACCTGATGGAGCCTAGCAACGTGGCCCGCTGGGTAGAGGCCAGCTACTACGTCCCCGTGCGCAAATCCGCCGCCCCTCTTCTGGAAGGCTTCTACCGGGAGAACCCCTTCCGCAAGGTGGCCTTTGAGCAGATCGCCGTGGCCCAGGAAAGGCCCCGCCTGCCCCAGTTCTCCGCCTGGGCCAGCCTCCTGGCCGAGGCCTTGGAGAAGAGCCTCAAGGGGGGAATGGCCCCGCAGCGGGCCCTGGAGGAGGCCCAGCGCAAGGCGGAGGCCATCCGCTAG
- a CDS encoding ABC transporter substrate-binding protein, whose amino-acid sequence MRRPFLAALPFFLLAQAQVTLPFWHTAGPPGNTVLEEAIRTFNEGQRAYRIEARYVGDYREAGVKLLAALRSGGAPVLFHGELSFLPRLAQEGAALSLDPYLNGLPRDLYPEMLRTVQVKGKTFGLPLGLSVPVLYYNKDAFRARGLRPPSTWAEVEEAAAKLTSRTSKGLVVSTDIWSFNALVMSLGGSLVKDGLPAFTSKEVVEALEMLHRMVQRGHAQPRNLAEAQFAVADFLRTKAFMGLGPTTALPVVLSQTSLPFAVGMAPVPRREGGAVPLSGAALAVLKGASPEQARGAVAFWLHFLDPKRQAAWVRTTWYLPLRREAERELGEFLKDPERQGVFAQAEIGRPWSQDPEMVVWYGFLEEALERSLKQGVKPQVALEEAQRKALAVERR is encoded by the coding sequence ATGAGGCGACCCTTTCTGGCCGCCCTACCCTTTTTCCTCCTGGCCCAGGCCCAGGTGACCCTCCCCTTCTGGCACACCGCCGGCCCTCCGGGCAACACCGTCCTGGAGGAGGCCATCCGCACCTTCAACGAGGGGCAAAGGGCCTACCGGATCGAAGCCCGTTACGTGGGGGACTACCGGGAAGCCGGGGTCAAGCTCCTGGCCGCCCTGCGCTCCGGGGGGGCGCCGGTGCTCTTCCACGGGGAGCTTTCCTTCCTGCCCCGCCTGGCCCAGGAGGGGGCGGCCCTTTCCTTGGACCCTTACCTGAACGGCCTCCCCCGGGACCTGTACCCGGAGATGCTCCGGACGGTGCAGGTAAAGGGGAAGACCTTTGGCCTACCCCTAGGGCTTTCCGTGCCCGTCCTCTACTACAACAAGGACGCCTTCCGGGCCAGGGGCCTAAGACCCCCCAGCACCTGGGCCGAGGTGGAGGAGGCCGCGGCCAAGCTCACCAGCCGCACCAGCAAGGGCCTGGTGGTCTCCACGGACATCTGGAGTTTCAACGCCCTGGTCATGAGCCTAGGCGGCAGCCTGGTCAAGGACGGGCTTCCCGCCTTCACCTCCAAGGAGGTGGTGGAGGCCCTGGAGATGCTCCACCGCATGGTGCAGCGGGGGCATGCCCAGCCGCGGAACCTGGCCGAGGCCCAGTTCGCCGTGGCCGACTTCCTGCGCACCAAGGCCTTCATGGGCCTGGGGCCCACCACCGCCCTGCCCGTGGTCCTCTCCCAGACCTCCCTTCCCTTCGCCGTGGGCATGGCCCCGGTACCCCGGCGGGAAGGGGGGGCGGTGCCCCTCTCGGGAGCGGCCCTGGCGGTCCTCAAGGGGGCTAGCCCCGAGCAGGCCCGGGGGGCGGTGGCCTTCTGGCTCCACTTCCTGGATCCCAAGCGCCAAGCGGCCTGGGTGCGCACCACCTGGTACCTGCCCCTGAGGCGGGAGGCGGAGCGGGAGCTGGGCGAGTTCCTCAAGGACCCCGAGCGGCAGGGGGTCTTCGCCCAGGCGGAGATCGGCCGCCCCTGGAGCCAGGACCCGGAGATGGTGGTCTGGTACGGCTTCCTGGAGGAGGCTTTGGAGCGGAGCCTGAAACAGGGGGTGAAGCCCCAGGTGGCCCTCGAGGAGGCCCAGCGCAAGGCCTTAGCGGTGGAAAGGCGCTAA
- the thrS gene encoding threonine--tRNA ligase, which produces MTVYLPDGKALEVQEGATARDVAQALGPRLAQKAVGAIVNGELYDLLKPLPPGASVRILTEEDPEYQTLFRHTLAHVLAQAVKEHFQEKGYDPESVKLGVGPVIEKGFYYDIDAPEPLSDEDLPALEARMRAILAKDLPLRRYTLSREAALARYQGKDPYKAELIQELPEGEEISFYQQGDEAYGFTDLCRGPHVPSTGRIPPHFRLTHVAGAYWRGDERRPMLQRVYGVAFRTAEELKAYLWQLEEAKRRDHRRLGRELELFLIDPMVGKGLVLWLPKGNTIREELIAFMREEQLRRGYQLVTTPHIGGLELYKTSGHYPYYAESQFPPMRLEDREGSEEYLLKPMNCPHHIRIYAHKKRSYRELPLRIAEFGTVYRYEKAGELLGLTRVRGFTQDDAHLFCTPEQVKEEFLGVLDLVLKVFATLGLKGFRARIGVRDPQSSKYVGEEAKWALAERQIEEAAQEAGLDYTLEEGDAAFYGPKLDFVVKDALGREWQLGTIQVDYNLPERFQLTYVGKDGEEHRPVMIHRAPFGSLERFIGILIEHFAGDFPLWLSPVQAVVVPVSEKQEDYAKEVVERLKEAGLRAEGDLRPERMQARIRDAEVQKVPYILVVGERERAEGTVSVRRRHRGNLGTMPLATFLEGALREYRERKLEPVF; this is translated from the coding sequence ATGACGGTTTACCTGCCCGACGGGAAGGCCCTCGAGGTGCAAGAGGGCGCCACCGCCCGGGACGTGGCCCAGGCCCTAGGCCCCAGGCTGGCCCAAAAGGCGGTGGGGGCCATCGTGAACGGGGAGCTTTACGACCTCCTCAAACCCCTTCCCCCCGGGGCCTCGGTGAGGATCCTCACCGAGGAGGACCCCGAGTACCAGACCCTCTTCCGCCATACCCTGGCCCACGTGCTGGCCCAAGCGGTAAAGGAGCACTTCCAGGAAAAGGGGTACGACCCCGAGAGCGTGAAGCTGGGCGTGGGCCCGGTCATCGAAAAGGGGTTCTACTACGACATCGACGCCCCCGAACCCCTCTCGGACGAGGACCTGCCCGCCCTGGAGGCGAGGATGCGGGCCATCCTGGCCAAGGACCTGCCCCTGCGCCGCTACACCCTTTCCCGGGAGGCGGCCCTGGCCCGCTACCAGGGCAAGGACCCTTACAAGGCGGAACTCATCCAGGAGCTACCAGAGGGGGAGGAGATCAGCTTCTACCAGCAAGGGGACGAGGCCTACGGCTTCACCGACCTGTGTCGTGGGCCCCACGTGCCCTCCACGGGCCGCATCCCTCCCCACTTCAGGCTCACCCACGTGGCCGGGGCCTACTGGCGGGGCGACGAGCGGCGCCCCATGCTGCAAAGGGTGTACGGGGTGGCCTTCCGCACCGCCGAGGAGCTTAAGGCATACCTCTGGCAGCTGGAGGAAGCCAAGCGGCGGGACCACCGGCGGCTTGGGCGGGAGCTGGAGCTTTTCCTCATTGACCCCATGGTGGGCAAGGGGCTGGTGCTTTGGCTGCCCAAGGGGAACACCATCCGGGAGGAGCTCATCGCCTTCATGCGGGAGGAGCAGCTTAGGAGGGGTTACCAACTGGTCACCACCCCCCATATCGGCGGCCTGGAGCTTTACAAGACCTCGGGCCACTACCCCTACTACGCGGAAAGCCAGTTCCCCCCCATGCGCCTCGAGGACCGGGAGGGCTCGGAGGAGTACCTCCTCAAGCCCATGAACTGCCCCCACCACATCCGCATCTACGCCCACAAGAAGCGCTCCTACCGGGAACTCCCCTTAAGGATCGCGGAGTTCGGCACCGTCTACCGCTACGAGAAGGCCGGGGAGCTTTTGGGCCTCACCCGGGTCCGGGGGTTCACCCAGGACGACGCCCACCTCTTCTGCACCCCCGAGCAGGTGAAGGAGGAGTTCCTGGGGGTACTGGACCTGGTGCTAAAAGTCTTCGCCACCTTGGGCCTGAAGGGGTTCCGGGCCCGGATCGGCGTGCGGGACCCCCAAAGCAGCAAGTACGTGGGGGAGGAGGCCAAGTGGGCCCTGGCCGAGCGGCAGATTGAGGAGGCAGCCCAGGAAGCCGGCCTGGACTACACCCTGGAGGAAGGGGACGCCGCCTTCTACGGCCCCAAGCTGGACTTCGTGGTCAAGGACGCCCTGGGGCGGGAGTGGCAGCTTGGAACCATCCAGGTGGACTACAACCTTCCCGAGCGCTTCCAGCTGACCTACGTGGGCAAGGACGGGGAGGAGCACCGCCCCGTCATGATCCACCGCGCCCCCTTCGGCTCCCTGGAGCGCTTCATCGGCATCCTCATTGAGCACTTTGCCGGGGACTTCCCCTTGTGGCTTTCCCCGGTGCAGGCGGTGGTGGTCCCGGTGTCGGAAAAGCAGGAGGACTACGCCAAGGAGGTGGTGGAGCGGCTCAAGGAGGCTGGCCTCCGGGCGGAAGGGGACCTGCGCCCAGAAAGGATGCAGGCCCGGATCCGGGACGCGGAGGTGCAAAAAGTACCCTACATCCTGGTGGTGGGGGAGAGGGAAAGGGCCGAAGGGACGGTGAGCGTGCGCCGGCGGCACCGGGGGAACCTGGGAACCATGCCCCTGGCCACCTTCCTGGAAGGTGCCCTCAGGGAGTATCGGGAGCGTAAGCTGGAGCCGGTCTTCTGA
- a CDS encoding sugar phosphate isomerase/epimerase, producing MRLGFSPFNAELGYEEAFRLAAQLGMDLEVAYDLHEALPLPDPRALRATGEALGVGFTLHLPFVEMNPASLIPAVRQLSEDRLKRALEFGEALGAKVGVLHTGQVPVRHPMALDLAREALEKTLAALLPLPFPIALENLALAEEDLIRGPEELQALLDRFPQYGFCLDVGHALVELGPRGPFLYLEALSPRLLHLHLHDNHGRKDDHLPVGAGALPWEKLAPHLQGFAGTAALEVGGGMEGVGRSRERLLRLLAP from the coding sequence ATGCGCCTGGGTTTCAGCCCCTTCAACGCCGAGCTGGGCTACGAGGAGGCCTTCCGCCTGGCCGCCCAGCTGGGGATGGACCTCGAGGTGGCCTACGACCTGCACGAGGCCCTCCCCCTTCCCGATCCCCGCGCCCTGCGGGCCACAGGGGAGGCCTTGGGGGTGGGGTTCACCCTGCACCTGCCCTTCGTGGAGATGAACCCGGCCAGCCTCATCCCCGCGGTGCGCCAGCTTTCCGAGGACCGGCTCAAGCGGGCCCTGGAGTTCGGCGAGGCCCTGGGGGCCAAGGTGGGGGTGCTCCACACCGGCCAGGTGCCCGTCCGCCACCCCATGGCCTTGGACCTGGCCCGGGAAGCCCTGGAGAAAACCCTGGCCGCCCTCCTCCCCCTCCCTTTTCCCATAGCCCTGGAAAACCTGGCCCTCGCCGAGGAGGACCTCATCCGGGGCCCCGAGGAACTGCAAGCCCTCTTGGATCGCTTCCCCCAGTACGGCTTCTGCCTGGATGTGGGCCACGCCCTGGTGGAGCTCGGCCCCCGGGGGCCTTTCCTCTACCTCGAGGCCCTCTCCCCCCGCCTCCTCCACCTCCACCTCCACGACAACCACGGGCGCAAGGACGACCACCTGCCCGTGGGGGCCGGGGCGCTTCCTTGGGAGAAGCTCGCCCCCCACCTCCAGGGGTTTGCCGGCACCGCCGCCCTGGAGGTGGGCGGGGGGATGGAGGGGGTGGGCCGGAGCCGGGAGCGCCTCCTCCGCCTCCTCGCCCCTTAG
- a CDS encoding MFS transporter: MWKGPREGRRSILPILDLRERNYRLAVVNGWLVWLGDTFLNPNIVLSGFAAKLGAPGALIGLLPALLQAGGMIPQAFLAPYVARFPRKIVLYRQVAALRLLGVVLMALSAFLLGAWPHLLLMGFLTGLLLNALFTGVSSLPFWEVVAKTTPKERRAALFSARNLVGGLLAFLAGFLVRGILALPLPFPLPYALLFALGALAFGTGWYLFGLTAEPAEAPKEERIDLLLPLRSPGFRRFLRVRILLGLAGMAEPFYAVYAVRALGHGEELGLYLSLYALAFTLSNLLWARLAERGSKGVLLRGAGLACMAPLLALLLPPGLYGAVFLLQGTYLAALNLATTTYLLNLAPPEERSAFIGLGNTVAGVFAFATVLGGWVADALGFSALFLLAAALYALALWAGRKLPREG, from the coding sequence ATGTGGAAGGGCCCAAGGGAAGGCAGAAGGAGCATCCTCCCCATCTTAGACCTGAGGGAGCGGAACTACCGGCTGGCGGTGGTGAACGGCTGGCTGGTCTGGCTGGGGGACACCTTTTTGAACCCCAACATCGTCCTGAGCGGCTTCGCCGCCAAGCTGGGGGCCCCCGGGGCCCTGATCGGCCTCCTGCCCGCCCTCCTGCAGGCCGGGGGCATGATCCCCCAGGCCTTCCTGGCCCCCTATGTGGCCCGCTTCCCCCGGAAGATCGTCCTTTACCGCCAGGTGGCGGCCCTGCGCCTTTTGGGCGTGGTCCTCATGGCCCTTTCGGCTTTCCTGCTTGGGGCTTGGCCTCACCTTCTCCTCATGGGCTTCCTCACGGGCCTCCTTCTCAACGCCCTCTTCACCGGGGTTTCCAGCCTTCCCTTCTGGGAGGTGGTGGCCAAGACCACGCCCAAGGAGAGGCGGGCGGCCCTCTTCTCCGCCCGCAACCTGGTGGGAGGTCTTCTGGCCTTCCTGGCGGGCTTCCTGGTCCGGGGGATCCTGGCCCTGCCCCTCCCCTTCCCCCTGCCCTACGCCCTCCTCTTCGCCCTAGGGGCCCTGGCCTTCGGCACGGGGTGGTACCTTTTCGGCCTCACCGCCGAGCCCGCGGAGGCCCCCAAGGAGGAGCGTATCGACCTCCTCCTGCCCCTGCGAAGCCCAGGCTTCCGCCGCTTTCTAAGGGTGCGGATTCTCCTGGGCCTGGCGGGGATGGCGGAACCCTTTTACGCCGTCTACGCGGTGCGCGCCCTGGGGCATGGGGAGGAACTTGGGCTTTACCTTTCCCTTTACGCCCTGGCCTTCACCCTTTCCAACCTCCTCTGGGCCCGCCTAGCGGAGCGGGGTTCCAAAGGGGTCCTCCTGCGGGGAGCCGGCCTGGCCTGCATGGCCCCCCTCCTGGCCCTCCTCCTGCCCCCTGGGCTTTACGGGGCGGTCTTCCTCCTCCAGGGCACTTATCTAGCCGCCCTCAACCTGGCCACCACCACCTACCTCCTCAACCTGGCCCCTCCCGAGGAGCGAAGCGCCTTTATCGGCCTGGGGAACACCGTGGCTGGGGTCTTCGCCTTCGCCACGGTGCTGGGAGGATGGGTGGCCGATGCCCTGGGCTTTTCCGCCCTCTTCCTCCTGGCCGCGGCCCTCTATGCCCTGGCCCTTTGGGCGGGGAGGAAGCTGCCCCGGGAGGGGTAG
- a CDS encoding PaaX family transcriptional regulator C-terminal domain-containing protein translates to MRARSTIFTLFLEYAYPERRAPVRDLVAMMEALGFSEAAVRAALSRSAKRGWVVAERRGRTAYYALSDRVYWQVRQVRRRLYEPVAPWDGRFLLVLPEGPKERGERERFRREMALLGYGSLQSGIYLGAGVDLEATKELLGFYGLTATLFRAEHLGSPEEVRKAFPLAQAEAHYRTLFPQEVPENPLLAFQALTRLVHGMRKVLFLDPLLPPELLPPGYPGLAARERFFALRQALYARAEPFLKGFHLPLAALSPGAR, encoded by the coding sequence ATGCGGGCGCGGTCCACCATCTTCACCCTCTTTCTGGAGTACGCCTACCCCGAGCGCCGGGCCCCGGTGCGGGACCTGGTGGCCATGATGGAGGCCCTGGGCTTCTCCGAGGCCGCGGTGCGGGCCGCCTTGTCCCGGAGCGCCAAGCGGGGCTGGGTGGTGGCGGAACGACGGGGGCGCACCGCCTACTACGCCCTCTCCGACCGGGTCTACTGGCAGGTGCGCCAGGTGCGGAGGCGGCTTTACGAGCCCGTAGCCCCTTGGGACGGGCGCTTCCTCCTGGTGCTGCCCGAGGGCCCCAAGGAGCGGGGGGAACGGGAGCGCTTCCGGCGGGAGATGGCCCTTTTGGGCTACGGAAGCCTGCAAAGCGGGATCTACCTGGGGGCGGGGGTGGACCTGGAGGCCACGAAGGAACTCCTGGGGTTTTATGGCCTTACCGCCACCCTGTTCCGCGCCGAACACCTAGGGTCCCCGGAGGAGGTGCGCAAGGCCTTCCCCCTGGCCCAGGCCGAGGCCCATTACCGGACCCTCTTCCCCCAGGAGGTACCGGAAAACCCCCTCCTGGCCTTCCAGGCCCTCACCCGTCTGGTGCACGGGATGCGCAAGGTGCTCTTCCTGGACCCCCTCCTCCCCCCTGAGCTCCTGCCCCCGGGCTACCCGGGCCTGGCCGCCCGGGAGCGGTTCTTCGCCCTGCGCCAAGCCCTCTACGCCCGGGCTGAGCCCTTCCTTAAGGGGTTTCACCTTCCCTTGGCCGCCCTCTCACCCGGGGCCCGGTAA